From the Gallaecimonas kandeliae genome, one window contains:
- a CDS encoding acid-shock protein codes for MKKLLPLGLAAAFAFNSIAALAADTSVQTPAKPAASQQMKKAEHTAATKAENKANKHKPQVKKVKKHHHKKAAKKAKAAKKAEQGTNS; via the coding sequence ATGAAGAAACTGCTTCCCCTGGGCCTGGCTGCCGCCTTCGCCTTCAACAGCATCGCTGCCCTGGCCGCCGACACCAGTGTCCAGACCCCCGCCAAGCCGGCCGCCAGCCAGCAGATGAAAAAGGCCGAGCACACCGCTGCCACCAAGGCCGAGAACAAGGCCAACAAGCACAAGCCCCAGGTCAAGAAGGTGAAGAAGCATCACCACAAGAAGGCCGCCAAGAAAGCCAAGGCAGCCAAGAAGGCCGAGCAGGGCACCAACTCCTAA